The Helianthus annuus cultivar XRQ/B chromosome 16, HanXRQr2.0-SUNRISE, whole genome shotgun sequence genome includes a window with the following:
- the LOC110915311 gene encoding 28 kDa heat- and acid-stable phosphoprotein, producing the protein MGRGKFKGKPTGRRQFSTPEEMLAGTSSRPRTFKKEEAEVEFEEERSDEESEESSEEESDRKKGTQGVIEIENPNMARPKTLKAKDADMDKTTELSRREREEIEKQRAHERYMKLQEQGKTEQARKDLERLALIRQQRAEAAKKREEEKAAKDQKKAEARK; encoded by the exons ATGGGGAGAGGAAAGTTCAAGGGCAAGCCTACTGGTCGCCGTCAATTTTCTACTCCAGAAGAGATGC TTGCTGGTACTTCGTCTCGCCCGCGCACGTTTAAGAAG GAAGAAGCTGAAGTTGAATTTGAGGAGGAACGGTCTGATGAAGAATCCGAAGAGTCGTCTGAGGAAGAATCTGAT AGGAAGAAAGGAACCCAGGGTGTTATCGAGATTGAGAACCCTAATATGGCTAGGCCCAAGACCTTGAAAGCAAAAGATGCTGAT ATGGATAAAACAACTGAACTATCAAGACGTGAAAG AGAAGAAATTGAGAAACAGAGGGCTCATGAAAGGTACATGAAGTTGCAAGAGCAGGGGAAAACAGAACAAGCAAGAAAGGATTTGG AGCGTTTGGCTCTGATCAGACAACAAAGGGCAGAAGCTGCTAAGAAACGAGAAGAAGAGAAGGCTG ccAAAGACCAAAAGAAGGCGGAAGCGCGTAAATGA
- the LOC110915310 gene encoding ras-related protein RABA1f has translation MAHFCRDDDYDYLFKVVLIGDSGVGKTNLLSRFSKNEFNMECKSTIGVEFATRSIEVDDKIIKAQIWDTAGQERYRAITSAYYRGAVGALIVYDITRHVTFENVERWLKELRDHTDQNIVIMLVGNKADLRHLRAIQMDDAKLFAERENNFFMETSALESLNVENAFTELLTQIYHVVSKRALEVGSDPMVPSRGQTINVGGKDDSPAAVKKNEGCCS, from the exons TTTTGTAGAGACGATGACTACGATTACTTGTTTAAGGTTGTTTTGATCGGGGATTCAGGTGTCGGTAAAACCAATCTTTTGTCACGATTCTCCAAAAACGAATTCAACATGGAGTGTAAATCCACCATTGGGGTTGAATTTGCCACCCGTAGCATCGAAGTCGATGACAAGATCATCAAAGCCCAGATTTGGGATACCGCGGGTCAAGAAAG GTACCGCGCTATAACAAGTGCATACTATAGAGGCGCGGTAGGTGCATTGATCGTATATGATATCACACGACACGTAACATTTGAAAACGTTGAAAGATGGCTAAAAGAGCTTCGAGATCACACGGATCAAAATATCGTGATCATGCTTGTAGGGAACAAAGCCGATCTTCGACACCTACGAGCCATTCAAATGGATGACGCAAAGTTATTTGCCGAGAGAGAGAACAACTTTTTCATGGAAACATCGGCTCTCGAATCGTTAAACGTCGAGAATGCGTTCACCGAACTATTGACTCAAATTTATCACGTCGTCAGCAAAAGGGCACTTGAAGTGGGTAGTGATCCCATGGTTCCAAGCAGAGGACAAACAATTAATGTTGGAGGTAAAGATGATTCTCCTGCTGCTGTTAAGAAGAACGAAGGGTGTTGTAGTTGA